Proteins from a single region of Larus michahellis chromosome 13, bLarMic1.1, whole genome shotgun sequence:
- the OGFOD2 gene encoding 2-oxoglutarate and iron-dependent oxygenase domain-containing protein 2 isoform X1: MSARRPFRACACFFSDNVFVGRYGLHVRYRDEEQLRREHGRALRERGCRSEEDFRAALREIEAEVQRRKQLIHQSEERKAIISKCYKRKHPELYILQDSFLAPDFLEIVRYCTSPDAHLQGLLCYIKSFSDKRIYRLPVFTEEFCKAFVDELENFEQSDMPKGRPNTMNNYGVLLNELGLDETFITPLREKYLRPITALLYPDLGGACLDSHKAFVVKYSLHEDLDLSSHYDNAEVTLNVSLGKEFTEGNLYFGDFSQDPTPVPNYIEIEHVGAQGLLHRGGQIHGALPVASGERWNLIIWMRSSAIRNQLCPMCNKKPELVEAEGFGDGFTETLEDDAPETVNLCSLW; encoded by the exons ATGTCCGCCCGCCGCCCGTTCCGGGCCTGCGCCTGCTTCTTCTCCGACAACGTGTTCGTGGGGCGCTACGGGCTGCACGTCCGGTACCGGGACGAGGAGCAGCTCCGCCGCGAGCACGGGCGG GCgctgcgggagcggggctgccggAGCGAGGAGGACTTCCGAGCCGCGCTGCGGGAG ATTGAGGCAGaagtgcagagaagaaaacagttaaTTCATCAGTCAGAGGAACGCAAAGCCATCATCTCAAAGTGCTACAAACGAAAACACCCAGAACTGTACATTCTGCAG GATTCATTCCTGGCCCCGGATTTTCTAGAAATCGTGAGATACTGCACATCGCCGGATGctcatctccagggcctcctgtGCTACATCAAGTCCTTCTCAG ATAAGAGGATCTATCGACTCCCAGTGTTCACAGAGGAATTCTGCAAAGCCTTTGTGGATGAGCTGGAGAACTTTGAGCAGTCGGACATGCCCAAAGGCAGGCCCAACACGATGAATAACTATGGG GTTTTGCTAAATGAGCTTGGGCTGGATGAAACTTTCATCACACCCCTGCGTGAAAAATACCTGCGGCCCATAACGGCGCTGCTTTATCCCGATTTGGGAGGCGCTTGTCTGGACAGCCATAAAGCATTTGTTGTCAAGTACTCGCTACACGAAGATCTGGATTTGAGCTCTCACTATGACAATGCAGAAGTCACCTTAAACGTTTCACTGGGAAAAGAATTCACAGAAGGCAACTTGTACTTTGGTGATTTCAGCCAG GATCCTACCCCGGTGCCAAACTACATAGAGATCGAACACGTGGGAGCCCAGGGGCTGTTACACCGAGGAGGGCAGATCCACGGGGCACTTCCCGTTGCCTCCGGGGAACGCTGGAACCTCATTATTTGGATGAGATCATCTGCTATCCGCAACCAGCTCTGCCCCATGTGCAACAAGAAACCTGAGCTGGTGGAAGCAGAGGGGTTTGGAGATGGGTTCACAGAAACCCTTGAAGATGATGCGCCTGAGACTGTGAATCTCTGTTCCTTGTGGTAG
- the OGFOD2 gene encoding 2-oxoglutarate and iron-dependent oxygenase domain-containing protein 2 isoform X2, whose translation MPKGRPNTMNNYGVLLNELGLDETFITPLREKYLRPITALLYPDLGGACLDSHKAFVVKYSLHEDLDLSSHYDNAEVTLNVSLGKEFTEGNLYFGDFSQDPTPVPNYIEIEHVGAQGLLHRGGQIHGALPVASGERWNLIIWMRSSAIRNQLCPMCNKKPELVEAEGFGDGFTETLEDDAPETVNLCSLW comes from the exons ATGCCCAAAGGCAGGCCCAACACGATGAATAACTATGGG GTTTTGCTAAATGAGCTTGGGCTGGATGAAACTTTCATCACACCCCTGCGTGAAAAATACCTGCGGCCCATAACGGCGCTGCTTTATCCCGATTTGGGAGGCGCTTGTCTGGACAGCCATAAAGCATTTGTTGTCAAGTACTCGCTACACGAAGATCTGGATTTGAGCTCTCACTATGACAATGCAGAAGTCACCTTAAACGTTTCACTGGGAAAAGAATTCACAGAAGGCAACTTGTACTTTGGTGATTTCAGCCAG GATCCTACCCCGGTGCCAAACTACATAGAGATCGAACACGTGGGAGCCCAGGGGCTGTTACACCGAGGAGGGCAGATCCACGGGGCACTTCCCGTTGCCTCCGGGGAACGCTGGAACCTCATTATTTGGATGAGATCATCTGCTATCCGCAACCAGCTCTGCCCCATGTGCAACAAGAAACCTGAGCTGGTGGAAGCAGAGGGGTTTGGAGATGGGTTCACAGAAACCCTTGAAGATGATGCGCCTGAGACTGTGAATCTCTGTTCCTTGTGGTAG
- the ARL6IP4 gene encoding ADP-ribosylation factor-like protein 6-interacting protein 4 isoform X2 yields MAHSQSRKRSRSRSKSNSRSRQERKEKKRRKSSKDSHRGSSSPPRKRTSGSHRHKSSSAAAKEEKKKEGKDKKKRKASTSSSETASSSTSSSSSSSSSSSSDDSSDSDSKTKKSRHSKKKREKQKDKKKKKKKKRIKKKSKKKSKERAKEEKDKGEVMPGPSLEQWQKESLVDSGPDEQKSRIQAMKPMTKEEWDARQSVIRRVVDPETGRTRLIKGDGEVLEEIVSKERHKEINKQATRGDGLAFQARTGMLQ; encoded by the exons ATGGCCCACAGCCAGTCTCGGAAGCGATCGCGAAGCAGGAGCAAAAGCAATTCTCGGAGCagacaggagaggaaggagaagaaaaggaggaaaagcagcaaggaCTCACACCGGGGCAGCAGCTCTCCTCCGAGGAAGCGGACCTCTGGGTCTCACAGACACAAGTCAAGCTCAGCGGCAGCTAAGGAAG aaaagaagaaggaaggaaaggacaaaaagaagaggaaggcaaGTACCTCTTCCTCTGAGACAGCatcttcatccaccagttcctcgtcttcctcttcctccagctcctcttctgATGACTCCAGTGACAGTGACTCCAAAACGAAGAAGAGTCGACACAGCAAAAAAAAGcgagagaaacagaaagacaaaaagaagaagaagaagaagaaacgaataaagaagaaatcaaaaaagaagtcaaaggaAAGGGCtaaggaggagaaagacaagggAGAAGTGATGCCTGGCCCCTCGCTGGAGCAGTGGCAGAAGGAATCACTGGTGGACTCCGGACCAG ATGAACAAAAATCCCGAATCCAGGCTATGAAACCGATGACAAAGGAAGAATGGGACGCGAGGCAGAGTGTCATAAGGAGAGTCGTGGATCCCGAAACAGGGAGAACCAG GCTTATTAAGGGAGACGGAGAAGTACTAGAAGAAATCGTCAGCAAGGAGAGACACAAGGAGATTAACAAG CAAGCCACCCGGGGGGACGGGCTGGCCTTCCAGGCAAGGACGGGGATGCTGCAGTGA
- the ARL6IP4 gene encoding ADP-ribosylation factor-like protein 6-interacting protein 4 isoform X1: MAHSQSRKRSRSRSKSNSRSRQERKEKKRRKSSKDSHRGSSSPPRKRTSGSHRHKSSSAAAKEEKKKEGKDKKKRKASTSSSETASSSTSSSSSSSSSSSSDDSSDSDSKTKKSRHSKKKREKQKDKKKKKKKKRIKKKSKKKSKERAKEEKDKGEVMPGPSLEQWQKESLVDSGPVLTDEQKSRIQAMKPMTKEEWDARQSVIRRVVDPETGRTRLIKGDGEVLEEIVSKERHKEINKQATRGDGLAFQARTGMLQ, encoded by the exons ATGGCCCACAGCCAGTCTCGGAAGCGATCGCGAAGCAGGAGCAAAAGCAATTCTCGGAGCagacaggagaggaaggagaagaaaaggaggaaaagcagcaaggaCTCACACCGGGGCAGCAGCTCTCCTCCGAGGAAGCGGACCTCTGGGTCTCACAGACACAAGTCAAGCTCAGCGGCAGCTAAGGAAG aaaagaagaaggaaggaaaggacaaaaagaagaggaaggcaaGTACCTCTTCCTCTGAGACAGCatcttcatccaccagttcctcgtcttcctcttcctccagctcctcttctgATGACTCCAGTGACAGTGACTCCAAAACGAAGAAGAGTCGACACAGCAAAAAAAAGcgagagaaacagaaagacaaaaagaagaagaagaagaagaaacgaataaagaagaaatcaaaaaagaagtcaaaggaAAGGGCtaaggaggagaaagacaagggAGAAGTGATGCCTGGCCCCTCGCTGGAGCAGTGGCAGAAGGAATCACTGGTGGACTCCGGACCAG TTTTAACAGATGAACAAAAATCCCGAATCCAGGCTATGAAACCGATGACAAAGGAAGAATGGGACGCGAGGCAGAGTGTCATAAGGAGAGTCGTGGATCCCGAAACAGGGAGAACCAG GCTTATTAAGGGAGACGGAGAAGTACTAGAAGAAATCGTCAGCAAGGAGAGACACAAGGAGATTAACAAG CAAGCCACCCGGGGGGACGGGCTGGCCTTCCAGGCAAGGACGGGGATGCTGCAGTGA